The genomic stretch AACTGTCTCTAATTGCCGGTTCTCATCCATCGCCTGTTCGCTCGCCTGGCTCTTCCCTGCCGGAATCTACGACCTATCAGAACTGCATTCCCATGACCTGCTGGTAGGCGGTCACGGCCTTATTGCGAACTGCGAGGGCAAGATCAAATGCCAGATCGGCCTTCTGCGTGGCAATCATCGCGGCATGAATATCCACGCCATCGCCGCGCATCAGCGCCTGCGTCGTCTGTGCCGCGCTACTCTCCAGCTGCTGCACGTTGCTGATGGCATCCCGCAACAGCTTGCCAAACGGAGGCGCCTCGCCCGAGGCACCGGGCGTCAACGGAGAGACGGTGGACGCCGCTGCCGACGAACCCGCCTGCATCACACTCGACTGAATCGTCTGAAGAATTCCACTCTGCATACATCGTTCCTTTCGCTACCTGCGTGTTGTCTGCCTGTACCTGCTACTTCAGAATCTCTAGCGAGGCGGTAATCATCCCCTTGGTCGCCTGCACCGCCGAACTGTTCAATCCGTAGGCCCGCGTCGCGCCCATCAGATCTACCATCTCGGTCAATGGGTTGATATCGGGATACGCCACGTATCCATCCTTGTCCGCATCCGGGTGCTGGGGATCGAACCGCCGCTGCGTGGCTACCGGATCGGAGATGACGGCGGATACATCGACTCCGCCCGGAACGCTCTGGCTCGCACTGGGCGCAATCGACAGCATCGGAACCGACATGGGATTCGACGACATCGAAAGCGTTGGCATGGAAATAGACGGCATGGGGCTCAAGCCCGGCGTCAGACTCTGTCCGCTCAATTCATTGGCAAAGCTGGCCGGTTGCGCGGCGGCAAACACCACATGCTGGCGCCGGTAAGGGCCGCCATCCGCGGTACGCGTCGTGTCGGCATTGGCCATATTGGAGGCAACCACCTCGGCGCGGATGCGCTCGGCCTTCATCGCCGAGCCACTCACTTCCATCAATCCAAACAAATTCATCCCTGGTCTCCTTTCGTCTCCGCTGCGGAGCACTACTTGTCGGACTGGATCGCGCTCTGCACCCGCGTGAACTCCCGCCGCAGCAGCTCTACCCCCGTACGAAAGCGCAACTGCGCCTCCGCCATATTCAGGCCTTCGCGATCCATCGAGATGTTGTTGCCATCGGGACGCTCGAGCAGTCCATCCACGTTTCGCACCACAGGCTCGCTGGCTGCCGTGCTTCCACCCTCGCGGGCGGCGAGTGCCTCCGACATCGAGCGCTGCATCTCCGACGCAAAGTCGATCCCCTTGGCGCGGTAGCGGGGAGTATCCACATTCGCCATGTTTTCCGCTGTCAGCTTCAGTTGCAGGCTGGAGAGGTCCAGGTACTTTCCGAGTTGGTCGCTAAGCGGAGTTGTGATCTGCATTTCTTCTCACCTCTTGCTGCTAGTTGATTGCCGGTTTCCGGAACAGAGTCATGCAAGGGAGGTTCCGCATTGCGAGCGGCAAGTCTAAGGGAACTCTTATGCTTGTCCTGCCGCCTCCGGCGCGAGTCCGAATTCGATGTCCTCCGGCAGAATCTCCGGGCGCTCCTCGGCGAGGATGGTGGCGCACTCCAGCACGTGTTCCAGCTCGCGCACGTTGCCCGGCCAGCGATGCGCCAGCAGCTTCTCGAGCGTCGCCGCACCCAGGCGTTTGGCCGGAGCATCCAGCGCCAGCCTTGCCAGAAAGTGCTCCACCAGCAGCGGCAGATCTTCCAGGTGATCCCGCAGCGCCGGCGTGCGCACCACGAAGACCGCGAGGCGATAATAGAGGTCGGAGCGGAACTCGCCCTTCTCCGCCAGCCTTGCCAACGGCTGATGGGTTGCCGCCACCACCCGCACGTCCACCCGCACCGGCTCGTTCTCGCCTACCCGCTGCAACTCGCCGCACTCCACAAAGCGAAGCAGCTTGGACTGCAACACCAGCGGCATCTCTCCGATCTCGTCCAGAAACAGCGTGCCTCCATGAGCCGCCTCAATCCTGCCGGTGCGCCCCTGTACGGCTCCGGTAAAAGCGCCGCGCGTGTGGCCAAAGAGCTCAGCCTCCAACAGGGCTTCGGGGATAGCAGCGCAGTTCAAAGCGACAAACGGGCGGTTCGCCCGATCGCTCATGCGGTGCACCGCGCGAGCCACCAGCTCCTTGCCTGTACCTGTCGGCCCCTCAATCAGCACCGGCGTGCGGCGCGGCGCAACCAGACGAACCCGCCGGCCTACTTCGAGCATGCCGGGGTGACTTCCCACCAGCTCCGGCAACCGCTGGCTACCGCTGTTGCTCCGGGCCGGAGCAACCGTCTCCCCGGTTGGCAGGGAGCCGCTCCATACCACGGAAACTGCCCGGCCTACCGGCTGCGGGGGCGTGCGGCGTGTCTCCAGAGGCTCGATCACGGGCGCACTGTTCCAGATGGCTCCATCCGCATCCTGACCCCGGCGGATGGCATACAGAAGTTCATGACGCCGCGGGCTGCGCGTGGTTCCGTCCTCGCCCTCTTCCCCATTCACCGTGACCAGATCGACTTCCGGATGGTGACGGCGAAACTCGGCGACAAACTCCTCCATCTCCAGGTCAGGAAGCCAGGAGTCCAGAATCAGAGCCTCAGTGGGATTCGCATCCAGTTCGGCGAGCGCTTCCGCGCCTCCGCCTGCCTCGCGAACCTGCCAGCGCAGCCCGGTCAGAGTCTCGCTGACGCGACGCCGGAAAGAAACATCGGAGCTGGCGAGAACGGCGGTGCGAACGGCAGGTTTTGTCGAGAGTATGGTCATGCTGCTTTTCTCCTGGTTCTACTTTTGCTGGTTCTACTTTTTGCTGGTTCTACTTTTGCTGCTCAGCTTTTGTACTTACGCTGGTTACATTTGCTGGTCTTGCTTGCTGATCGCGTTTGCTGGCCACGGCTGTTGCGTGGCGGCAAGCCATCCAAACTTCTCACGCTCCGGTCGCTGCCATGGCTAACTCAGCCACCCGCGCCGTGGAAGCCTGCTGCAGATGTGGAGTCACGGGTCGATCTGCCTGCCGGCCCGCTGGCGTATCTGCCGCGATGCAGTACCCTTGCCCCCGGACCGTCTGGATAAGAGAACCGTGCAGAGCATCCCCCAGCTTCTTCCGCAGGTAGTTGATGTAGACGTCAACGACGTTTGTGCCCACTGCGGGATCCATCTTCCATACCTCTTCGAGGAGCGCGGTTCGAGTAACGCAGCGGCCGCGATGCAGCAACAGGTACTCCAGCAAGGCAAACTCTTTGTTGGTCAGGAGAATCGCCTCCTGGTGCAGCGTGACCACGCGATCCATACGGTTCAGCTCCAGCTCTCCGCAGCGCAGCGTCAGCCGCACCTCGCGACGCCGGCGCAACAGAGCCCGGCACCGGGCACGCAACTCCTGCAGCGAGAATGGCTTCAGCATGAAGTCGTCAGCGCCAAGGTCAAGGCAGCGAATTCTCGTCTCGATCTCCGGCCGTCCGGTCAGGATCAGAATCGGAAGCTCCGCATTCTGAGCACGGATACTCTGCAGAACCTCTTCTCCATCCCTGCGCGGAAGATTGAGATCAAGGATGGTCAGATCCGGCAAGTCTTCCAGGAAAGCATCGATGGCCGCCTGCCCATCCCCCACCCGCCGGACTTCATGTCCTTCCGCCTCCAGCCCACGGCTCAGGAAGAGCCCCAATGCCTTATCATCCTCAGCAATCAACAGACGCATCATTCAGACCCCATTACTTCCGCGTCGCTGGTAGGGTTACTACCGTTGCGCACCTCCACCTTCACTCACTCTTCGCCGGGACTCAAGAAAAGATGAGGGAAGAAAAAAGGTGCATTCCGCAGACGGGAAGCAAAGTGTAAGTCGTTCCAAAATGGGGCGTAGAGACGGAGAAGAAGGATCCCTTTCAGGGGTAAGCATGCAGAAAAGACACGAGTTTTCTTCCCGTATCGCCTCCTCGCGGTAACGTTACGAAAGACTTTTTGTGATTCGCTTTTTGTTCGCTATAATGCGGGGATGGCTGTCACCAGAAGACAAAAAGAAGTGCTCGATTTCATCTCCGGATTTGTGCAGCGCAATGGTTACTCTCCCTCGTTTGAGGAGATTGCCCGCGCCTTGCAATTGAAGTCCCTGGCCACGGTTCACAAACACATCACCAACCTGCAGAACAAGGGATTGCTGCAGCGCTCGCATAACCGCAGCCGCTCGATCGATGTGCTGCCGCCGCGAAGCAAATCCCGGGGAGCGGATCGACTGCCGTTGATGGGCCGCATCGCCGCCGGCCTGCCGGTGGAAGCAATCGAGAATGCCGAAACCATCTCCGTGGGGGATATCATCGGCAACCGTGACGTGTTTGCGCTGGAGGTCCGCGGCGACTCGATGCGCGACGAACACATCGTAGACGGCGACTTCGTTCTGGTAGAAAAGACAGCGACTGCTCGACAGGGGGAGATCGTTGTCGCTCTCGTCCGCGACTCCGAGGCGACGCTCAAGCGCTACTATGTGGAGGGCAACGTGGTACGCCTGCAACCTTCGAACGCCGAGATGGAGCCTATCTACGTCCCCATCTCCCAGGTCGCCATTCAGGGACGGGTCCTCGGCATGCTCCGCAAGTATTAAGAGGAATCAGACTCATCAACTATCCCGGCATGAAAAAAGCCCGGCGAGCCGCCGGGCTTTTTTCATCGATCCTGCGAAATGTCTTACGCCAGAACGCGGCTCAAACTCTTGTCAATCGTATCTTTCGGTACGAAACCAACGATCTGGTCCGCTACCTGTCCACCCTTGAAGAGAATCAGTGCGGGAATTCCGCGGACACCATAACGACCCGGTGTAGCTGGATTCTTATCCACGTCCATCTTCATGACTTTCAGCTTTCCGCTGTACTCGGATGCAATCGCATCCACCGTCGGTGCCAACGCGCGGCAAGGACCACACCAGGCTGCCCAGAAATCAACCAGAACCGGCTGATCCGATTTCAGGACCTCCTGATCAAATGTTGCATCGCTTACTTCAAAAATCCCCTGACCCGCCATGTTCCTCCTTCAAACTCTCTGACCTGTAGTGTACCCGCTTCATTGAATAGATGCGGAAGGGCATGGAAAGTCGCAGCTCGTTGCGAAAGCACTACGCGGGCAAGACAAAGCGCCCGGACCTTTTCAGATCACGGGCGCTAGAGCAGCCCTCCCCCAGAACTGCCCACGTCGCGAAGGTAGCGCGCATTGCGCCTGCTGTAAACCAAACTTGAGTAATCCAAGGTAACCTGTATCGTTAACTGAACCAATAGCAAGCTCTCCGCCCTCACAGATAGGCGACACCACTCACTTCAAGTTGACAGGAAAGCAGTTCCAAGCCATGGATGCCCTGGGTCGTCTCGCCCGCCAACGCCCTGGCCTCGGGCAAAGCCCGCTCCTCCACCAGCAGAAGAACGGCAGGTCCGGCGCCGCTGAGGGCTACACCGAGAATCCCCGAACGCCCCGCCAGTGGCGTCAGCAGAGGCAGCAAAGGGCAGATCTCCTCACGGTAAGGCTGATGAATCCGATCCTGCATGGCAACGCGCAGCAACTCTCCTCTTCCATCGGCAAATGCCGTGGTGAGCAGCGTTGCGCGCTGCAGATTGGCGACTACGTCTTCGCGCGAATAGGTTTCTGGCAGCACAGCTCGCGCCGAGGTAGTCGCAAGTGGCTCATGCGGCAGCAGAAGCAGCGCTCCCCAGCCTGGCGGAGGCGGCAGCGTAGCCGCATACACCCGCTTCTCCTCGCGGGTCGCGGCCACAAATCCGCCCAGCCAGCAAGCTGCGGCGTTGTCGGGATGTCCCTCCAGATCGCAGGCCTCGGCAAGAATCCGTTCCCCGCTCCAGCCAAGGTGGCCAAAATGCGCGGCCAGGGCAACCCCCGCCAGCCGAACCGCAGCCGACGAGCCGCAGCCCATCCCCAGAGGAATGCCGTTGTTCATCTCCAAGGCCAGCGGAATCGGCTCCCGCCCCTCGGCCAGAAGCGTATTGCGATATGTCTGGATCAGCAGGTTATTCCGCAACTCTCCGCAGATCTCAGGATTGCGCCCCGAGGCCTGCAATGAGAACTCCGAGGCGCGCGTTGCGGCGATCTCCAGATAGAGCGAGAGCGCCAGGGCCGCAGCATCAAAGCACGGCCCAAGATTGGCAGAGGTGGCCGGCAACCGCAGCTTTAAGGTAGGGCTGTTAGGGTCCAGAACGACAGGATTCACTTGCCCATCCACTCTTCCAGCGTGCTAAGAACGGCGTCCGCCGACGGATCGAGCGTCAGCGTACCGCGCTCAAACCTGGCAAGCTCCGGCTCCAGTCCCGCCGTCTCCTCCGGCTTCAGCAGCGTGCGGCGATGGAAGTCGATGGTGTAATCGGAATCCTTCAGCGTGTGCCCCGTCAGCAGCAGCACGACGCTCTCCGACGAGTCGACCTTGCCCTGGCGAACCAGTTTTTTGAGGCCCGCAAGGGTCACTGCGGATGCGGGCTCGCAGCCGATACCTTCACGGCCGATCTCGGCCTTGGCCAGCGCGATCTCCGCCTCGCTCACCTGCTCGCAGGATCCGCCCGTCTCCCGCAGAATGCGAACCGCCTTCCGCCACGAAGCGGGATTCCCGATCCGGATTGCGGTTGCCCGGGTCTTCGCTTCCACCGGCTGCAGGCTGTTTCCGCCGTTCTGCTCCATGCTGAGGTAGAGAGGATTGGCGCCCTGTGCCTGGATTACAGAGATCCGCGGAATCCGGGTCGTCAATCCAAGCTGGCGCATTTCCAGAAATCCCTTGCCCAGCGCCGAGCAGTTGGCCAGGTTGCCGCCGGGAACGATCAGATGATCCGGAACATCCCAACCCAGCTCCTCGGCGATCTCAAATGCGGGAGTCTTCTGGCCCTCAAGCCGATAGGGATTCACCGAGTTCAACAGATATACCGGCGCCCGCTGGACCACCTCGGCCAACACCTTGACGCATCCGTCGAAATCCGTGCGTAGCTGGCAGGTGAGCGCGCCGTAATCCATTGCCTGCGACAGCTTGCCCCAGGCAATCTTCCCTTCGGGAATCAGTACCAGGCAGTTCATCCCGGCGCGCGCGGCATAGGCAGCCATGGCAGCCGAGGTGTTCCCGGTAGAGGCGCAGGCTACCCACTTATAGCCGCGCTCGCGGGCTATCGAGAGGGCCGTCGTCATTCCCGTGTCCTTAAAGGACCCTGTCGGATTCATGCCCTGATGCTTTGCTAGCAGGCGCTCCACTCCCGCACTCTTTCCGCAGCGCGGCATGGGGTAAAGCGGAGTGTTGCCTTCCCGCAGCGTCACGGCTGTGGCGGAATCCTGAAGGATCGGCAGGACTTCGCGAAAGCGCCACACGCCGCTCTGGTCCAGCGGCTCGGTCGAGTGGCGCCGCTCCTTCCATAGCCAGCGCAAGGCGCTTGCGTTCGGCGTCCAGGACTTGGGCTGGACAGTGCTTGCGCCCTGGCTCCATCCCGGATACTCCACCTCGTACAGCTCCCCACATTGGGGGCAGCGGAAATTACTTGGCATCTGGTCACGGGCAACAATGCTGGCGCAACCAATGCAACGCAGTTGATAGAGACTTTCAATCATGGATATGGCTAGCCTAGCAGCAATCTGCCGGATGATGAACGGAAATTGCCTCTGCCGCCCCCTGTCGTCTTCGAAGAAAGCCGTCATGCGGCTATGCTGGTAATCACCGCCGCAGAGAACCTGCCAGGGAATAAGCGGATGAAAGGAGCGGCCGCCGCAGTGACGTGGAAAGCTCTGAAGAGGATCGCGATCCTACTGGCCCTGTCATTGGCCACCGGGCTCCATGCCCAGCAGCCACTGCGGATTGCCGCCGCTGCCGATCTGCAGCCGGTGCTGCCTGCAGTGATCGCGGCGTACCAGCAGAGCACCGGAGCCCATCTTGAAGCGTCGTACCAGTCCTCCTCCACCCTGGCCGCCCAGATTGAGAACGGAGCGCCCTTCGATCTCTTTCTCTCCGCCGACCTTGCCCTTCCCCGCAAGCTCATCGCGGACGGACTGGCGGACTCCGAAGCCCCAGTGCCCTACGCCCAGGGCACTCTTGTCCTCTGGACCCGAAAAGACTCCCGCTTCCCTCATCCGTCTCTGGATACCCTCCGGGATCCTCAGTTGAAGAGGCTGGCCATCGCCAATCCGCAACACGCTCCCTATGGAAGAGCCGCCATGGCCTCGCTCGCCAGCCTCCACCTTGCCGAAACCCTCCAACCCAAACTGGTAACCGCGGAAAATATCTCTCAGGCGGCACAGTTCGCGGACTCGGGAAACGCCGACGCCGGCCTGCTCTCGCTCACCTCCGCGCTCACCGGCCGCCTGCGAAGCTCGGGCAGCTATTTTGAGATGCCGGCAAGCTCCTATCCTCCCATCGTGCAAGGCGCCATCGTGGTTCGGCGGTCCAGCCAGCGCGATGCAGCCCATCGCTTTCTCAAGTACCTGCTCTCGCCTGCCGTTGGCAACCAACTGGCAGCCCGGGGGCTGAAGCCGGTGAGATAGCTCCATGGACCTCCAAGCCCTCTGGCTGACCTTCCGGCTCGCCTTTACCACGACCCTGATCCTG from Acidisarcina sp. encodes the following:
- the fliE gene encoding flagellar hook-basal body complex protein FliE; the protein is MQSGILQTIQSSVMQAGSSAAASTVSPLTPGASGEAPPFGKLLRDAISNVQQLESSAAQTTQALMRGDGVDIHAAMIATQKADLAFDLALAVRNKAVTAYQQVMGMQF
- the flgC gene encoding flagellar basal body rod protein FlgC, with product MNLFGLMEVSGSAMKAERIRAEVVASNMANADTTRTADGGPYRRQHVVFAAAQPASFANELSGQSLTPGLSPMPSISMPTLSMSSNPMSVPMLSIAPSASQSVPGGVDVSAVISDPVATQRRFDPQHPDADKDGYVAYPDINPLTEMVDLMGATRAYGLNSSAVQATKGMITASLEILK
- the flgB gene encoding flagellar basal body rod protein FlgB — encoded protein: MQITTPLSDQLGKYLDLSSLQLKLTAENMANVDTPRYRAKGIDFASEMQRSMSEALAAREGGSTAASEPVVRNVDGLLERPDGNNISMDREGLNMAEAQLRFRTGVELLRREFTRVQSAIQSDK
- a CDS encoding sigma-54 dependent transcriptional regulator; translation: MTILSTKPAVRTAVLASSDVSFRRRVSETLTGLRWQVREAGGGAEALAELDANPTEALILDSWLPDLEMEEFVAEFRRHHPEVDLVTVNGEEGEDGTTRSPRRHELLYAIRRGQDADGAIWNSAPVIEPLETRRTPPQPVGRAVSVVWSGSLPTGETVAPARSNSGSQRLPELVGSHPGMLEVGRRVRLVAPRRTPVLIEGPTGTGKELVARAVHRMSDRANRPFVALNCAAIPEALLEAELFGHTRGAFTGAVQGRTGRIEAAHGGTLFLDEIGEMPLVLQSKLLRFVECGELQRVGENEPVRVDVRVVAATHQPLARLAEKGEFRSDLYYRLAVFVVRTPALRDHLEDLPLLVEHFLARLALDAPAKRLGAATLEKLLAHRWPGNVRELEHVLECATILAEERPEILPEDIEFGLAPEAAGQA
- a CDS encoding response regulator transcription factor, with protein sequence MMRLLIAEDDKALGLFLSRGLEAEGHEVRRVGDGQAAIDAFLEDLPDLTILDLNLPRRDGEEVLQSIRAQNAELPILILTGRPEIETRIRCLDLGADDFMLKPFSLQELRARCRALLRRRREVRLTLRCGELELNRMDRVVTLHQEAILLTNKEFALLEYLLLHRGRCVTRTALLEEVWKMDPAVGTNVVDVYINYLRKKLGDALHGSLIQTVRGQGYCIAADTPAGRQADRPVTPHLQQASTARVAELAMAATGA
- the lexA gene encoding transcriptional repressor LexA; the encoded protein is MAVTRRQKEVLDFISGFVQRNGYSPSFEEIARALQLKSLATVHKHITNLQNKGLLQRSHNRSRSIDVLPPRSKSRGADRLPLMGRIAAGLPVEAIENAETISVGDIIGNRDVFALEVRGDSMRDEHIVDGDFVLVEKTATARQGEIVVALVRDSEATLKRYYVEGNVVRLQPSNAEMEPIYVPISQVAIQGRVLGMLRKY
- the trxA gene encoding thioredoxin — protein: MAGQGIFEVSDATFDQEVLKSDQPVLVDFWAAWCGPCRALAPTVDAIASEYSGKLKVMKMDVDKNPATPGRYGVRGIPALILFKGGQVADQIVGFVPKDTIDKSLSRVLA
- the thrB gene encoding homoserine kinase, which gives rise to MNPVVLDPNSPTLKLRLPATSANLGPCFDAAALALSLYLEIAATRASEFSLQASGRNPEICGELRNNLLIQTYRNTLLAEGREPIPLALEMNNGIPLGMGCGSSAAVRLAGVALAAHFGHLGWSGERILAEACDLEGHPDNAAACWLGGFVAATREEKRVYAATLPPPPGWGALLLLPHEPLATTSARAVLPETYSREDVVANLQRATLLTTAFADGRGELLRVAMQDRIHQPYREEICPLLPLLTPLAGRSGILGVALSGAGPAVLLLVEERALPEARALAGETTQGIHGLELLSCQLEVSGVAYL
- the thrC gene encoding threonine synthase; translated protein: MIESLYQLRCIGCASIVARDQMPSNFRCPQCGELYEVEYPGWSQGASTVQPKSWTPNASALRWLWKERRHSTEPLDQSGVWRFREVLPILQDSATAVTLREGNTPLYPMPRCGKSAGVERLLAKHQGMNPTGSFKDTGMTTALSIARERGYKWVACASTGNTSAAMAAYAARAGMNCLVLIPEGKIAWGKLSQAMDYGALTCQLRTDFDGCVKVLAEVVQRAPVYLLNSVNPYRLEGQKTPAFEIAEELGWDVPDHLIVPGGNLANCSALGKGFLEMRQLGLTTRIPRISVIQAQGANPLYLSMEQNGGNSLQPVEAKTRATAIRIGNPASWRKAVRILRETGGSCEQVSEAEIALAKAEIGREGIGCEPASAVTLAGLKKLVRQGKVDSSESVVLLLTGHTLKDSDYTIDFHRRTLLKPEETAGLEPELARFERGTLTLDPSADAVLSTLEEWMGK
- the modA gene encoding molybdate ABC transporter substrate-binding protein, with the translated sequence MPLPPPVVFEESRHAAMLVITAAENLPGNKRMKGAAAAVTWKALKRIAILLALSLATGLHAQQPLRIAAAADLQPVLPAVIAAYQQSTGAHLEASYQSSSTLAAQIENGAPFDLFLSADLALPRKLIADGLADSEAPVPYAQGTLVLWTRKDSRFPHPSLDTLRDPQLKRLAIANPQHAPYGRAAMASLASLHLAETLQPKLVTAENISQAAQFADSGNADAGLLSLTSALTGRLRSSGSYFEMPASSYPPIVQGAIVVRRSSQRDAAHRFLKYLLSPAVGNQLAARGLKPVR